Sequence from the Molothrus aeneus isolate 106 chromosome 15, BPBGC_Maene_1.0, whole genome shotgun sequence genome:
CAGGCAGATGAGCAGCAGCACGGAGAGGCTGGGCCAGCCGGGATCCCGCGCTGACATCTTGGAGAAGGCCCCGTGCCGCCGGAACAGCAAGCGGAGCCGGGCCAGGGTGTGCAGGGGGGTGTCCCCCTGGTCACTCACCCGCACCAGCAGCTCCCGCTGGCTGCcggccaggctgctggcattgctggcatTGAGGGACACCTGCCCCAGGAGCGGGTCCAGGATGAAGAGCCTGGCATCATCCCCACCCACCAGATCATACCGGAGAGCCCCGTTGGTGCCGGAGTCCACATCCCTGGCCACGATGGTGAAGAGGAAAGGGTTGGCAGGGCACGACATGAGTGTGGAATTGGTCACTGCCGCAGCCCCCTGGGTGCTCCCATTCCCAGGGACCACCCAGCAGCAGCCGGTGTCCACATTGACCAGGACAGAGAGCGTGGCCACCCCTCCCACCAGCGCTGGCGTGGTGATGATGGGTGCATTGTCGTTCCGGTCAAGCACAGCCAGCCTGATGGAGATGTTGGATGCCAGCTTGGGATGCCCTCCATCCTCTGCTGTCACCAGGAACTCCAGGCTCCTCATCTGCTCATAATCAAAAGCTTGGAGGGCAAAAATGTCTCCAGTCATGGGGTCGACTGAGACCAACCCCAAAGCAGAGGGGTCCAGGATCCTGTAGGTGACTTTCCCATTGGAGCCCAGGTCAGGGTCAGTGGCACGGACAGTGAGCAGGAAGGCAGGTGCTTCACCATTCTCAGCAACAGCAGCCTCGTAGGCAGCCTTCTCAAAGGCTGGGGCGTTGTCATTGACGTCGCTGATGCAGATGGTGAGGTGTTTCAGCACGGCCAGGGACAGGTCCCCCATGTCCCGCACCACCAGCGTCAGGTTGTACTCGGCACGCCGCTCGCGGTCCAGCGAGGCGTTGGTCAGCAGCGCAAAGCTGTGGCTGTTGGTCCTCTTCAGCCTGAAGTGCTCATAGCCCTggctgagggagcagagcacttgcccATTACTTCCCGAGTCAGGGTCACTGGCTGTCACCAGGGCCACAAAGCTGTCCTTGGGAAGGGCCTCGGACAGCACGGGCTCCCGTGCGGCCCAGGTGACGTGGACATCGGGAGCGTTGTCGTTGACATCCAGGACCTTGACCAGGACCTTGCAGTGCGCCGGGATGGGGTTGGCGCCCAGGTCCCGCGCCTGCACATCCAGCTCATAGGCATGGGTCTCCTCGTAGTCCAGAGGGAGCCTCAGGAGGATGCTGCCCGTGCGAGCATCAATGCTGAAGGTGCTCAGCACCTCGGGGGGCGCGTGCCTGCTCAGGCTGTACTCAATCTCCCCGTTGGGACCCTGGTCAGGGTCAGTGGCCGTGACCGTCACAAGGAAGGTCCCGGGCTGGGCATCCTCCCGAACCTCCACCATCAGGGAGCTCTCTGCAAACACGGGGCTGTTGTCATTGGAGTCGAGGACAATGACTTTAATCAAAGCAGTACCTGATTTTGGTGGCTCCCCGTGATCAGTGGCCGTCAGCACGAGGTCAAAGGAGGAGTGCAGCTCTCGGTCCACCTCCTTAACCACGACGAGCTCCGCGTGCCTCGTCCCATCAGAGCTGGAGACGACCTCCAGAGCAAAGTGCTCGCTGGGGGAGAGGGCATAGGAACAGCGGGCGTTGGGCCCAGCGTCAGCATCCAGGGCTCGATCCAGCGGGATCCGCGTCCGCAGGGATGCGCTCTCCGAgatctccagctccagctcggGCATGGGGAACCGTGGTGCGTTGTCGTTGACGTCCATCACCTGAACCTCCACGTGGATCAGGGCCGGGTTCTGGGCGGCCAGCACGTCGAAGGACACCCAGCAGGGATCACTGTGGcggcacagctgctccctgtccaCCCGCCCGGCCGTGCTGAGCACCCCATCCCCGCTGCCCACGTGCAGCGGGAACCTCCCGGGGGTCCCCATCAGCTGGAAGGTCTCGGCCGCCTCGCCGCTCTCGCCGCCCTCAAAGTGCTCGGCCAGGCTCCCGATGACAGTTCCCGGGGGCACCTCCTCCAGCACCCGGTACTGCACCGTGAACGTGGCCACCTCCTGGGCATCGGCGCTCAGGAACAGGTACCACCACCAGAGCGCCGGCAACCGCAGCGCCGAGCggctcagccccagcacgctgctggcagagcccccgcggccccgccgcgctgccATGGGCTGTCCCGCCGGCCACCGCATCCCCGGAGAGTCCTCAGGGCCACCGCAGGGCCTCGGCATCCTCTCCCATCTCCGAGGGCCGTGGGCTCCAGCCAGAGCTTGGAAAGGAGGGGAAATCACAAGCAGGGCTGGTGGTTGTTCCCCGCGCTGCCATCACCGGGGCTCCCCGGGCCGGGACAGCCCGGAGCGGAGGGACCGTCCCCGGAGCAGCCACCGGCCAGCTGGccgggctggggatggagcagcagacATCCTATGGAAACCCCACCTACAGGAAAAGGGAGGACCGGGCTGGTACAATGCCGGGGCGGGGTGGGGGCTCGTGGGGCGGCACGGGCCCGGCAGTGAGAAGGTGTGGAAGTGCCCTCCGATCCCAGCCTGGGGGCACCGTCACCTGCAGAGCACAGTGCCCAGAAGGTGGGATTCCTGCAGGCCCTGACCCACCACAAACCTCTTGTGCTTCCAGAAGAGGTGATGGACTCCTGCTTCTTCATTGACCCAAAGCCTTGTTCTCCACACTTCTACATCTCAGACTTTGACATATTCTCATTTTGTCTAAATCCAAGTGCAAtccctgctccttgctctgCCTTTGGAGGGCGATGAGCCCAAGTCACCTTTCCCAGTACAAAGGTGATGATGTCACCAGTTCCAGCTGGACACACCAAAATGAGCTGATGAATCAGCAGGAGCGTGGCCACACCAAACACAGCCCGGAGGGCatgagggaaggagggaggtgctggcagACACAGCCTGTGTCCATTCAGTCCTCTCCCCGTCCCTGCATCcggctgtcctggctgctccctctcTTGGCACGTGCTCCATCCCAGCTTGGCTCAGCACTGATTTCCCTGGCGTCACTCCTGCACCATCAAATCCCTTCTTGGCCTTATTTCAGCACCTCACCCTGAGCCCCTACCTTCAGGCTGCCCAGCTGTTGCACTGGTATCACCACATCTGGccagctgtgcacacacaggtaGCACAGCCTGAAGGTGTTCCACATATTCttcctgagcctgcagagcccccagaccccaggCTGGGTTTACTTTGGTCTCGAGGCAACAGAAGAAGGCATTCAGGACAGGGAAGGTCGTGTGGAACTTTCCCTGGCTGTTCTGGAGCATCCTCAAGGTGTAGTTGGAGCCCCACCAGCCACATCATCTTTGTGTCTCCACACCTTCCAGGCAGCCTCCAGCAGCCTTTGGTGTCCTGTGCCCACCTCGCCCTCTCCTCTTGCTTTTCCAGCCTTGATGGgcacccctgtcccccccagcctattcccatccctcccagctcccctcaCCACTCTGGATTCCCCAGGTGAGGCTCCACTGTCATCACTTTTCTTTGCCGTGGTGAATTTTGGTgccccaaagagcagcaaagcCAAAGCCACCCCCAGTGCCACGAGCTGTGCCCTCAGCACAGCGGGAGGAAGGGACGGTGCTGCGGGGGGTGGCCGGAGCCCGGTGCTATTCCTGGGCTCGGCCCCAGCTCCAGGTGACCTTTGCCAAGTCATTTCCCTGCTTTGTGCTCGCGCTTCCTCCTGCGCGGCCCGGGGCTCTCCCGGAGGGATGATCCGCCTGCTCCCGCCCTCTCCCGCTGCCCGCGGAGCTCGGGCTGGAGAAGCGGATGTCTCACAGCCCGTGCCCGATTTTGGGAGGGGAGGTGGGAAAGCTGCTTCCTTC
This genomic interval carries:
- the PCDH12 gene encoding protocadherin-12 gives rise to the protein MQELLQLLLGRPDLSPGWYLFLSADAQEVATFTVQYRVLEEVPPGTVIGSLAEHFEGGESGEAAETFQLMGTPGRFPLHVGSGDGVLSTAGRVDREQLCRHSDPCWVSFDVLAAQNPALIHVEVQVMDVNDNAPRFPMPELELEISESASLRTRIPLDRALDADAGPNARCSYALSPSEHFALEVVSSSDGTRHAELVVVKEVDRELHSSFDLVLTATDHGEPPKSGTALIKVIVLDSNDNSPVFAESSLMVEVREDAQPGTFLVTVTATDPDQGPNGEIEYSLSRHAPPEVLSTFSIDARTGSILLRLPLDYEETHAYELDVQARDLGANPIPAHCKVLVKVLDVNDNAPDVHVTWAAREPVLSEALPKDSFVALVTASDPDSGSNGQVLCSLSQGYEHFRLKRTNSHSFALLTNASLDRERRAEYNLTLVVRDMGDLSLAVLKHLTICISDVNDNAPAFEKAAYEAAVAENGEAPAFLLTVRATDPDLGSNGKVTYRILDPSALGLVSVDPMTGDIFALQAFDYEQMRSLEFLVTAEDGGHPKLASNISIRLAVLDRNDNAPIITTPALVGGVATLSVLVNVDTGCCWVVPGNGSTQGAAAVTNSTLMSCPANPFLFTIVARDVDSGTNGALRYDLVGGDDARLFILDPLLGQVSLNASNASSLAGSQRELLVRVSDQGDTPLHTLARLRLLFRRHGAFSKMSARDPGWPSLSVLLLICLAALLGGCLLLLALTLSLRKKDKKDGMAYNCREAEDARRQQQLKKPHRQIQKADIHLVPLLRGRPREPEPPRACQEEQPDTATPAAGGSPQSPLHLTPTLYRTLRNQRTQKGSEEPQGTLELPVLQRRPCPPHRAKHAVREAAAPAEAPPHGKSLVKPPMGEPRVPAEQPVGAGGPGQPQPHQQILRSLVRLSLVALAEQSPTGEFSMESPPVQQISQLLSLLHQGQFQPKTNYRGNKYTAKNGSRAAGLDTGLDTGLDTGLDMDCLSTKDSGHGESEAGDRDCDSAFELSVQQLVGEELETLLEPQAELALKRLTAADPEWVARLSLPLTSSYKDNVFCPDSPRSPEDEEAARQEKPRTFETFGKGAGADPGGSGTRLASTFLSEMSTLFEMILSQKVQVHSEAGAGLLRQLSARGHSLGLGDAAPGL